A portion of the Bacillus thuringiensis genome contains these proteins:
- a CDS encoding DUF3942 family protein, whose product MDFRFEFTTKLKEYLDDEKDEKIIKDGHRDVIFHYLYALETEIGVVKNPNFTFFASGRRSHIVLENVEFKTEVNVKSNIIEITKIVDNVAIPLDTIVAKDRELFALGRNEKFSVQILEQYLFDTFGDKLGL is encoded by the coding sequence GTGGATTTTCGATTTGAATTTACAACGAAGCTGAAAGAATACTTAGACGATGAGAAGGATGAAAAAATAATAAAAGATGGACACAGAGATGTAATTTTTCACTATTTATATGCGTTAGAGACTGAAATTGGCGTTGTTAAAAATCCTAATTTTACTTTTTTTGCATCAGGAAGACGTTCACATATAGTGTTAGAAAACGTTGAATTTAAAACAGAAGTAAATGTAAAAAGTAATATAATTGAAATTACAAAAATCGTGGATAATGTAGCTATTCCATTAGATACTATCGTAGCGAAAGATCGGGAATTATTTGCACTTGGGCGTAATGAGAAGTTTAGTGTGCAAATATTAGAGCAGTATCTCTTTGATACATTTGGAGATAAGTTAGGCTTATAA